A DNA window from Vigna unguiculata cultivar IT97K-499-35 chromosome 10, ASM411807v1, whole genome shotgun sequence contains the following coding sequences:
- the LOC114165605 gene encoding uncharacterized protein LOC114165605, translating to MASCLKKLKSLVISDCPIMEKIFKTEGNSADKVCIFPKLEEVHLSKMNKLTDIWQTKVSADSFSSLISVNIEECNNLGKIFPSHMEGWFESLDNLKVSGCYWVDVIFEINDSKEIDRFGGIDTNLQVLLLENLPMLTQLWSTNPEGILRFKKLRTIEVCYCNELRSLFPTSVAKDASKLERISALHCKNMVEIFASKDASEANNDPFEFPELTYVKLDVLPNIKHFYGGRHPIKCPKLKELRMGDVKLNTIIKETRKTTNKEEKEEKCVFSAEEVLSNLECMEIDFKDAHELLLKYQMHRLKELSLISVENVDLLNQFPYRMPNLEKLNLISSYFGEVVARTNMARQKQKRLGIVLQLKELVLKHSRIEDLGFERDQVLERLEVLRLENCHELSNLGPSSASLTYLTYLELRFCEELRNLMSSSTAKSMVQLKTMKVIHCRQVDQIVSNEGSEEGKEKKIVFSKLISIELVGLMNMTSFCSCKECEFEFPSLEILIVRECPKMMKFSEREPITPKLKDVFGVEGDEKAKWQWKGDLNATIQKVFNDKVIFSCDEYIILSGTEYIEVWHGHCRVQQNSFGYLKELHVWGCDSVVHVIPYHLLSCFHNLEELEVEYCQTVQVIFNISDENRARKASRIFRLKKLTLIDLPNLEHVWDKDPEGIIGLQMLKEMCVNYCSSLRRLFPASMTKDLIRLKVLEVRNCEELTEIFRKDDDGGDEGTTPDSVFPRLTSLTLKQLPRLKYSTHFSKQQESISILSLRDVQVLWLGSRPILNSCFGLLHFLSVDGCQFLSDILLPFNLLPFLTNLESLQVKNCAFVKTIFDVKCTTQGRDVTSMGLNLPFSLKKLTLCNLPNLKNVWNEDPRGILRMHHLQEVHVENCKELSSVFPTSVAKYLVVLEILIVKNCEGLMTLIAEDNIDPSLEVMFPCRCVRSMELRGLPKLKYFYYFPIKSNTLHLESHTEDQLCSEKV from the exons ATGGCTAGCTGTTTGAAGAAGTTGAAAAGCCTTGTCATAAGTGATTGTCCAATTATGGAGAAGATTTTTAAGACTGAAGGAAATAGTGCAGACAAG GTTTGCATCTTCCCTAAGTTAGAGGAAGTCCACCTTAGCAAAATGAACAAATTAACAGATATATGGCAAACTAAAGTGAGTGCTGATTCATTTTCTAGTCTCATTTCTGTGAATATTGAAGAGTGCAATAATTTAGGCAAGATTTTTCCAAGTCACATGGAAGGATGGTTTGAAAGTTTGGACAACTTGAAAGTTTCTGGATGCTATTGGGTTGATGTGATTTTTGAAATCAATGATTCTAAAGAAATAGATAGATTTGGAGGGATAGACACAAATTTGCAGGTTCTTCTTCTTGAAAATCTCCCAATGTTGACACAATTGTGGAGTACAAATCCAGAAGGAATTCTCAGATTTAAAAAATTGCGGACTATAGAAGTATGTTATTGCAATGAACTGAGGAGTTTGTTTCCAACTTCTGTGGCAAAGGATGCTTCTAAGCTTGAACGCATTTCAGCATTGCATTGTAAGAATATGGTAGAAATATTTGCAAGTAAAGATGCTTCAGAAGCTAACAATGACCCCTTCGAGTTTCCTGAACTAACTTATGTGAAATTAGATGTGTTGCCAAATATCAAACATTTCTACGGGGGAAGACATCCTATAAAGTGCCCAAAACTCAAGGAGTTGCGCATGGGGGATGTAAAGCTCAACACAATTATCAAAGAAACtagaaaaacaacaaacaaagaagaaaaagaagaaaaatgtgttTTCTCAGCTGAAGAG GTATTATCCAACTTGGAATGCATGGAAATTGACTTCAAGGATGCACATGAATTGTTATTGAAGTACCAAATGCACCGCCTAAAAGAACTTAGTTTGATTTCAGTTGAAAATGTTGATCTTCTCAACCAGTTTCCATACAGAATGCCAAATctagaaaagttaaatttgatttcttctTATTTTGGAGAGGTAGTGGCAAGAACAAACATGGCacgacaaaaacaaaaaagattggGGATCGTATTGCAGTTGAAGGAATTAGTTTTGAAACATTCAAGAATAGAGGATCTAGGATTTGAACGAGATCAGGTTCTAGAGAGACTAGAGGTTTTAAGATTAGAAAATTGCCATGAATTGAGCAATTTAGGTCCCTCCTCTGCATCATTAACTTACTTGACATATTTGGAACTAAGGTTCTGTGAGGAATTAAGAAACTTAATGTCATCCTCCACAGCCAAAAGCATGGTTCAACTCAAGACCATGAAGGTAATACATTGTCGTCAAGTAGATCAAATAGTAAGCAATGAGGGAAGTGAAGAAggcaaagagaaaaaaattgtattcagCAAATTGATTTCTATAGAACTTGTGGGGCTAATGAACATGACAAGTTTTTGTAGTTGCAAggaatgtgaatttgaattccCATCATTAGAAATATTGATTGTAAGAGAATGTCCGAAGATGATGAAATTCAGTGAGAGAGAGCCAATAACACCAAAGTTAAAGGATGTGTTTGGTGTGGAAGGAGATGAAAAAGCCAAATGGCAATGGAAAGGTGACTTGAATGCCACCATACAAAAGGTTTTCAATGATAAG GTTATCTTCTCATGTGATGAGTATATAATTCTTAGTGGTACTGAATATATTGAAGTATGGCACGGCCATTGTCGGGTGCAGCAAAACAGCTTTGGATATTTGAAAGAGTTGCATGTGTGGGGATGTGATAGTGTAGTGCATGTAATTCCATATCATTTGCTTTCTTGCTTTCACAATTTGGAAGAATTAGAAGTAGAGTATTGCCAAACAGTACAGGTCATATTTAATATCAGCGATGAGAACAGGGCCAGAAAAGCTTCCCGAATATTCCGTTTGAAAAAATTGACTTTAATAGATCTACCAAATCTGGAGCATGTATGGGACAAGGATCCGGAGGGAATTATTGGCCTTCAAATGCTAAAGGAAATGTGTGTTAATTATTGTAGCAGTCTTAGAAGATTGTTTCCAGCATCTATGACCAAGGATCTTATCAGACTTAAAGTGCTTGAGGTAAGAAACTGTGAGGAATTGACAGAGATATTTAGGAAGGATGATGACGGTGGAGATGAAGGAACAACACCAGACTCTGTGTTTCCTCGTCTCACCTCATTGACGCTAAAGCAATTGCCACGCCTCAAATACTCTACCCACTTCTCCAAACAACAG GAAAGTATATCAATTTTGAGTCTGAGAGATGTACAAGTGCTATGGCTTGGCTCACGACCCATCCTAAACTCCTGCTTCGGCCTGTTACATTTTCTGAGTGTGGATGGTTGTCAGTTTTTATCAGATATACTTCTACCATTCAATTTACTTCCTTTCTTAACTAATTTAGAAAGCTTGCAAGTTAAAAACTGTGCTTTTGTCAAAACCATCTTTGACGTCAAATGTACAACACAAGGCAGAGACGTGACATCTATGGGACTAAACTTGCCTTTTTCTCTGAAGAAATTGACTTTATGCAACCTACCAAATCTGAAGAATGTTTGGAATGAAGATCCTCGTGGAATTCTAAGAATGCACCATCTACAAGAAGTACATGTGGAGAACTGTAAAGAACTTTCAAGCGTGTTTCCGACATCAGTAGCCAAATATCTTGTGGTACTTGAAATTCTTATAGTGAAAAACTGTGAGGGGTTGATGACTCTTATTGCAGAGGATAATATAGATCCAAGTCTGGAGGTTATGTTTCCCTGTCGTTGTGTGAGATCAATGGAACTACGGGGTTTGCCAAAGTTGAAGTATTTTTACTACTTCCCTATCAAATCGAACACTCTACATCTAGAATCACACACGGAGGATCAACTCTGTTCTGAAAAG GTCTAA
- the LOC114165609 gene encoding disease resistance protein SUMM2-like translates to MDVLSKPLDPIINFVWGKSVKHVTYIFSYTKNFEELNKRVKRLGEEKQRLDGKRDKAKRKGDIVEDRVEEWFGEVGEFESRVEKYRNNAGHKKTRGFYYLFPYQRHKLGRQAKKMEMEALRLKDECPKDDQVSHADKVTSFDRPNPGYIEFDSRKFIVEDFMTKLKDPNIKIVGLLGAQGMGKSTLIKEIVRKAKDEGFLVAEIDVTENPNPLKIQEDIAYVLGLPLAGESENVRADYLRRWLKVENVSILIILDNLHERLDLNRLGIPVDDDYGLRKKNELSIMSSKQGPDRTQDTASDTRGTDEKMLKKGNFLGDYKGCKVLLSSRNKKVFPCDVGPTFNLKEIDENEALQLFEKVTGGGDKMSMPKEEIQNYCTGLPITIVTFAEAFKNWSESESEPTLEKFKRQGLVEWQKSLETPNKKKYDLPKSKELKFIYLLCAQMGHLPLVNDLVKYCFGLGILEGVSSLSVAREKINESLQELKNLSLVSYENSNIHFHISRMVRDDALSNALMDHNVFALRDGKLDYWPDLEKCISISICNSYITDGFPQVINCPQLQFLQIETNDPSLEIPEIF, encoded by the coding sequence ATGGATGTTTTGTCGAAACCACTTGAtccaataattaattttgtttgggGTAAGAGTGTTAAGCACGTGACCTACATTTTCTCTTACACGAAAAATTTTGAGGAACTAAATAAGAGAGTTAAGCGCCTTGGAGAAGAAAAACAGAGGTTAGATGGTAAACGTGATAAAGCTAAAAGAAAGGGTGACATTGTTGAAGACAGGGTTGAAGAATGGTTTGGGGAAGTGGGTGAATTTGAGAGTAGGGTTGAGAAGTACAGGAATAATGCAGGTCACAAGAAGACAAGGggtttctattatttatttcctTACCAAAGGCACAAACTGGGTAGACAAGCAAAGAAGATGGAAATGGAGGCTTTGAGACTAAAAGATGAGTGCCCCAAGGATGACCAAGTTTCCCATGCAGATAAAGTAACATCTTTTGACCGCCCTAATCCTGGCTACATTGAATTTGATAGTAGAAAATTCATTGTGGAAGACTTTATGACAAAACTTAAAGATCCCAATATCAAAATTGTTGGACTCCTTGGAGCACAGGGGATGGGTAAGAGcactttaataaaagaaattgttagAAAAGCTAAAGATGAGGGATTTTTGGTTGCTGAAATAGATGTAACTGAAAATCCCAATCCACTCAAAATTCAGGAAGATATTGCATACGTGTTAGGTTTGCCATTAGCAGGGGAAAGTGAAAATGTAAGAGCTGATTACCTAAGGAGGTGGTTAAAAGTAGAAAATGTGAGCATCCTTATAATCTTGGATAACCTTCATGAAAGATTAGACTTGAATAGGTTAGGGATTCCGGTTGATGATGATtatggcttaagaaagaagaatgAGTTAAGCATAATGTCAAGTAAACAGGGTCCTGATCGGACACAGGATACAGCGAGCGACACACGAGGTACTGATGAAAAGATGctaaaaaaaggaaattttctTGGTGATTACAAGGGATGCAAAGTTTTGCTTTCTTCACGTAATAAGAAAGTATTTCCTTGTGATGTTGGGCCAACTTTCAATTTAAAGGAAATAGATGAAAATGAAGCCTTGCAGTTGTTTGAGAAGGTGACCGGAGGAGGTGATAAAATGTCTATGCCAAAAGAAGAAATCCAGAACTATTGTACAGGGCTGCCCATTACAATAGTTACATTTGCAGAGGCATTTAAAAATTGGAGTGAGTCAGAAAGCGAACCTACActggaaaaatttaaaaggcaAGGTCTGGTTGAATGGCAAAAGTCTTTGGAGACTcctaataagaaaaaatatgaccTTCCAAAAAGTAAGGAACTCAAGTTCATTTACTTGCTTTGTGCTCAAATGGGCCACCTACCCCTAGTTAATGACTTGGTGAAATATTGCTTTGGATTAGGTATACTTGAAGGGGTTTCTTCCCTTAGTGTAGCTCGAGAAAAGATAAATGAATCGCTCCAAGAGCTGAAAAACTTGAGTTTGGTGTCGTACGAAAATTCTAATATTCATTTCCATATTTCTCGTATGGTTCGAGATGATGCTTTAAGTAATGCACTCATGGATCACAATGTTTTTGCTTTGAGAGATGGAAAACTAGATTATTGGCCCGATCTTGAAAAATGCATTTCTATTTCTATATGCAATAGTTACATTACAGATGGGTTTCCTCAAGTCATAAATTGTCCTCAACTTCAATTTTTGCAAATAGAAACTAATGATCCATCTTTGGAAATACCTGAGATTTTTTAA
- the LOC114165606 gene encoding disease resistance protein RFL1-like, translating into MFCCESGNNVLQQLKVLQLESLEELVSISWSDSFVRNLESFEVIKCGSLKSLVACKKGVSFSNLTCLKVKDCDSLSYLLTSSTAKSLGQLKRMEIKNCDSIEEIVCKEESDEDEIIFPKLSCLNLKRLFKLKSFYRGSLSFPSLEELTVYYCYNMITLCPSTLKADKLSQVKLDKFSEAIELEIDLNSTIRKIFLKEDTSIFIF; encoded by the exons ATGTTCTGTTGTGAAAGTGGTAATAATGTGTTACAGCAGCTGAAAGTATTACAGTTGGAGTCCCTTGAAGAGCTGGTTTCCATCTCCTGGAGTGATTCCTTTGTCAGAAACTTAGAAAGCTTTGAAGTCATTAAATGTGGGAGTTTAAAAAGCTTGGTAGCATGCAAAAAAGGAGTGTCTTTCTCCAATCTGACATGTTTGAAAGTAAAAGATTGCGATAGCTTATCATATTTGTTGACATCCTCAACAGCCAAGAGTTTGGGTCAACTGAAAAGAATGGAGATAAAAAATTGTGATTCAATTGAAGAGATAGTGTGTAAGGAGGAATCAGATGAGGATGAGATAATATTTCCGAAGCTCAGTTGTTTAAATCTCAAAAGGTTATTTAAGCTGAAAAGCTTCTATAGAGGGAGTTTAAGTTTTCCATCCTTGGAGGAACTGACAGTATACTATTGTTACAATATGATAACTTTATGTCCAAGTACCCTAAAAGCAGACAAGTTGTCTCAAGTTAAACTGGATAAGTTCTCAGAGGCTATTGAATTGGAAATTGATCTCAACTCTACTATCCGGAAGATATTTCTGAAAGAG GATACctcaatattcatattttaa
- the LOC114167584 gene encoding uncharacterized protein LOC114167584 codes for MYLEVESCNSLTYLFTSSTAKSLGELKSMKIKECKSIEEIISKEGEESDENVKIIFEQLQDLYLEKLDELRYFYAGNFTLSFPSLEEVHVIKCSSMKTFSAFNKIDNPWYYSEYARPRKVTYLNSALHRTSEEEVEPLLPTPILQ; via the exons ATGTATTTGGAGGTAGAAAGTTGCAATAGCCTGACATATTTGTTCACATCTTCAACAGCAAAAAGCTTGGGTGAACTCAAAAGTATGAAGATAAAAGAATGTAAATCAATTGAAGAGATAATATCAAAGGAGGGGGAGGAATCTGATgagaatgtaaaaataatatttgagcAGCTGCAAGATTTGTATCTTGAAAAATTAGATGAGCTAAGGTATTTCTACGCTGGCAATTTTACTTTAAGTTTTCCATCCTTGGAGGAAGTCCACGTCATCAAGTGCAGCTCCATGAAAACTTTCAGTGCATTCAACAAAATAGATAATCCGTGGTATTATTCAGAATATGCGAGACCTCGAAAAGTAACTTATCTTAATTCTGCTCTACACAGAACTTCCGAAGAAGAG GTTGAGCCTCTGTTGCCGACTCCAATATTGCAGTAA
- the LOC114165608 gene encoding uncharacterized protein LOC114165608, with protein MKKFLASLEMIEVCECESLKEILQIPPDCVKDCECESLKEILQIPQDYGKVEFLKLRTLTLQSLPSFTCFYTKVERSCWPHSTEAQTTNRGHTEIFTEQDGHSDNAPPLFGELVEVPNLENLNLSSLNIHKIWSDQHLSSFYFQNLIKLVVKDCDKLTHLCSLPMASSLKKLKSLVMSGCLIMENIFEIEGITANKVCVFPKLEEIHLSKMKRLTDMWQTEVGIDSFSSLISVRIEECDELDKIFPSHMEGWFESLINLQISKCKSVKEIFEINDSQEIDASGGIDTNLQVILLEELPKLKELWSNDPDGILNFKKLRTIDVSYCDELRNLFPASVAKDVSKLERMSVLYCERMMEIVSNKDTSEADNDPLEFPELTFVRLYELPNMKQFYKGRHPIKCPKLKELSMGKCMKLKTVLQETTDEKFVFSAEAVFPKLEYMEIDFEEAQNWLSKYKMQKLKELIILNSVHRPDLLYPFLYKMPNLEKLKLTSSYSESLQSTNIGQHDRLRVVLQLKQLLICSSKLKDLGFERDQVLERLELLKLKDCNNLCNLGPSSVSLSYLTCLKLKKCDGLKNLVASSTAKTMVQLKTMKVIDCGRVEQIVSNDGSEEGKGIKIVFSKLISIELVGLMNMTSFCSYKNCEFEFPLLEILIVRTCPKMEKFSERGLIAPKLKDVFGVEGDKKAKWQWEGDLNDTIQEIFDHKNLEVLRVWSCSNAEVIFNMNDENRVITKPSPIFRLKTLSLLGLPKLEHVWEKDLEGIMGLQALEEVCVDDCERLKSLFPASLATRDLTRLQVLEVRDCKELREIFGKDEKVGEGPTQHSAFPPLTTLKLYQLPSLEYSIHCSKQQESTTNLSEGDIQEICLGSRSIPNSYFGLLESLTLDGCKVLSDVLLPFNLLPFLTNLETLEVRNLDSVKTIFDVKCTTQDREVAYMGQTLPFSLSLKKLIVSKLPNLTNVWNEDPDVILSMQHLQEVCVEVCEGLTSVFPASKDKYLLKLENLVVKYCEGLRTIYGEDNIDPRTKLELTCPFVRSLELEGLPNFKYFYYSSLYLESHTENKVGSEKLLKCLSLGKNGVNMILRGEFEPNLLDNIKALTLCLSSDLFGYGILERFPNIEKLVVCDGSLKEMFCCESGNNVLHQLKVLRLESLGELVSIGLDTSAGRTFGSGYFCHFAPVLEPRHIRTRPKRSKPELGEIWRGSLPIPNFCFRELVTLTVDDCPFLSDAVLPFHLFPLLSKLETLEVRNCDSVKVIFDDVKCSTQHTLITSPMEAVWNADPPHGILCMQHLKKVHVTRCKRLTSVFPASVAKDLELEELVIEECERLVAIVAEDNTDSSLELTLPCPYVKSLKLRGLQKFNYFYYCSLNKHLESPTQDQLPHEKVSLF; from the exons ATGAAGAAATTTCTTGCTAGTTTAGAAATGATTGAGGTTTGTGAATGTGAATCCTTAAAGGAGATCCTTCAAATACCACCGGATTGTGTTAAGGATTGTGAATGTGAATCTTTAAAGGAGATCCTTCAAATACCACAGGATTATGGTAAGGTTGAGTTTCTCAAATTACGAACTTTGACACTCCAATCATTACCATCATTTACTTGTTTTTATACCAAAGTGGAGAGATCTTGCTGGCCACATTCGACAGAGGCTCAAACTACAAATAGGGGTCACAcagaaatttttactgaacaAGATGGCCACAGTGACAATGCACCTCCTCTTTTTGGTGAACTA GTTGAAGTTCCAAACTTAGAGAACTTGAATTTATCCTCACTCAACATCCATAAGATATGGAGCGACCAACACTTGTCAAGTTTCTACTTTCAAAACTTGATAAAGTTAGTTGTGAAAGATTGTGATAAATTGACACATCTATGTTCATTACCTATGGCTAGTAGTTTGAAGAAGTTGAAAAGCCTCGTCATGAGTGGGTGTCTTattatggaaaatatttttgagaTTGAAGGAATTACTGCAAACAAG GTTTGTGTCTTCCCTAAGCTGGAGGAAATCCACCTTAGCAAAATGAAGAGGTTAACAGATATGTGGCAAACTGAAGTGGGTATTGATTCCTTTTCTAGTCTCATTTCCGTAAGGATTGAAGAATGCGATGAATTGGACAAGATTTTTCCGAGTCACATGGAAGGATGGTTTGAAAGCTTGATTAACTTGCAAATTTCTAAGTGCAAATCTGTGAAAGAGATTTTTGAAATCAATGATTCTCAAGAAATAGATGCATCTGGTGGGATAGACACAAATTTGCAAGTTATTCTTCTAGAAGAACTCCCAAAGTTGAAGGAATTGTGGAGCAACGATCCAGATGGAATTCTCAACTTTAAAAAACTTCGGACTATAGATGTAAGTTATTGTGATGAACTGAGGAATTTGTTTCCGGCTTCTGTGGCAAAAGATGTATCAAAGCTTGAACGCATGTCAGTATTGTATTGTGAGAGGATGATGGAAATTGTTTCAAATAAAGATACATCAGAAGCTGATAATGATCCATTAGAGTTTCCTGAACTAACATTTGTGAGATTGTACGAACTTCCAAACATGAAGCAATTCTACAAGGGGAGACATCCAATAAAGTGTCCAAAGTTGAAGGAATTGAGTATGGGCAAGTGTATGAAGCTTAAAACAGTTCTACAAGAAACAACTGATGAAAAGTTTGTTTTCTCGGCTGAAGCG GTGTTCCCCAAGTTGGAATACATGGAAATTGACTTCGAAGAAGCTCAAAATTGGTTATCCAAGTACAAAATGCAGAAATTAAAAGAGCTTATTATCTTGAATTCAGTCCACCGCCCAGATCTTTTGTACccgtttttgtacaaaatgcCAAATCtagaaaagttaaaattgaCTTCTTCATATTCTGAATCGTTGCAAAGTACAAACATTGGGCAGCATGACAGATTGAGAGTTGTATTACAGTTGAAGCAATTGCTTATTTGTTCCTCAAAGTTAAAGGATCTAGGATTTGAACGAGACCAAGTTCTAGAGAGGCTAGagcttttgaaattaaaagatTGCAACAATTTGTGCAATTTAGGTCCTTCCTCTGTATCGTTGAGTTACTTGACATGTTTGAAACTGAAGAAATGTGATGGATTAAAGAATTTAGTGGCATCCTCCACGGCCAAAACCATGGTTCAACTTAAGACCATGAAGGTAATCGACTGTGGTCGAGTAGAGCAAATAGTAAGCAACGACGGAAGTGAAGAAGGCAAAGGGATCAAAATTGTATTCAGCAAATTGATTTCTATAGAACTTGTGGGGCTAATGAACATGACAAGTTTTTGCAGTTACAAGAACTGTGAATTCGAGTTTCCATTACTGGAAATATTGATAGTAAGAACTTGTCCGAAAATGGAGAAATTCAGTGAAAGAGGATTAATAGCACCAAAGTTGAAAGATGTATTTGGTGTGGAGGGAGATAAAAAAGCCAAATGGCAGTGGGAAGGTGACTTGAATGACACCATACAAGAAATTTTCGACCATAAG AATTTGGAAGTGTTACGAGTATGGAGTTGCAGTAATGCAGAGGTGATATTTAATATGAATGATGAGAACAGGGTGATAACAAAACCTTCCCCAATATTCCGTCTGAAAACACTGTCTTTATTGGGTCTACCAAAACTGGAGCATGTATGGGAGAAGGATCTGGAGGGAATTATGGGCCTTCAAGCGCTAGAGGAAGTGTGTGTTGATGATTGTGAGCGTCTTAAAAGTTTGTTTCCAGCATCCTTGGCCACCAGAGATCTCACCAGACTTCAAGTGCTTGAGGTAAGAGATTGTAAGGAATTGAGAGAGATATTTGGGAAGGATGAAAAGGTTGGAGAAGGACCAACACAACACTCTGCGTTTCCTCCTCTCACCACATTGAAGCTGTACCAATTGCCATCCCTCGAATACTCTATCCACTGCTCCAAACAACAG GAGAGTACAACAAATTTGAGTGAGGGAGATATACAAGAGATATGTCTTGGCTCACGGTCCATTCCAAACTCCTACTTCGGTCTCTTAGAATCTCTAACTCTGGATGGTTGCAAGGTTTTATCAGATGTACTGCTACCATTCAATTTACTTCCTTTTTTAACTAATCTGGAAACGTTGGAAGTTCGAAACTTGGATTCTGTCAAAACCATCTTTGATGTCAAATGTACAACACAAGACAGAGAGGTGGCATATATGGGACAAACccttcctttttctctttctctgaaGAAATTAATTGTATCAAAGCTGCCAAATCTGACGAATGTCTGGAATGAAGATCCTGATGTAATTCTTAGCATGCAGCATTTACAAGAAGTTTGTGTTGAGGTATGTGAAGGCCTTACAAGTGTGTTTCCAGCGTCAAAAGACAAATATCTTCTTAAACTTGAAAATCTAGTAGTGAAATACTGCGAAGGATTGAGGACTATTTATGGAGAGGATAATATAGATCCAAGAACAAAGCTAGAGCTTACATGTCCCTTTGTGAGATCATTGGAACTTGAGGGTTTGCCCAACTTCAAGTATTTTTACTACAGCTCACTGTATCTAGAATCACATACCGAGAATAAAGTCGGTAGTGAAAAG TTATTAAAGTGCTTGTCATTGGGGAAAAATGGAGTAAATATGATTTTGCGAGGAGAATTTGAGCCAAACCTCCTAGACAACATAAAAGCACTTACTCTGTGCTTGAGTTCGGATTTATTTGGATATGGAATACTAGAACGGTTTCCAAATATAGAGAAACTTGTGGTGTGTGATGGTTCCCTCAAGGAGATGTTCTGTTGTGAAAGTGGTAATAATGTGTTACATCAGCTGAAAGTATTACGGTTGGAGTCTCTTGGAGAGCTGGTTTCCATTGGGTTAGACACTAGTGCAGGAAGGACTTTTGGCAGcggttatttttgtcattttgccccggttctagaaccgaggcatattaggaCGAGGCCAAAAAG AAGTAAACCAGAACTAGGAGAGATATGGCGTGGCTCACTGCCTATACCCAACTTCTGTTTCAGAGAGTTGGTGACATTGACTGTGGACGACTGTCCGTTTTTGTCGGATGCAGTGCTACCCTTCCATTTATTTCCCCTATTATCCAAATTGGAAACATTGGAAGTTCGAAACTGTGATTCTGTCAAAGTCATATTTGATGATGTCAAATGTTCAACACAACACACTTTAATTACTTCTCCTATGGAAGCTGTTTGGAACGCAGATCCTCCTCATGGAATTTTATGCATGCAACATCTAAAAAAAGTACATGTTACGAGATGTAAAAGGCTTACAAGCGTGTTTCCAGCATCTGTAGCCAAAGATCTTGAACTTGAAGAACTAGTAATTGAAGAGTGTGAGAGATTGGTGGCAATTGTTGCAGAGGATAATACAGATTCAAGTCTAGAGCTTACGCTTCCCTGTCCCTATGTCAAATCATTGAAATTACGTGGTTTGCAAAAGTTCAACTACTTTTATTACTGCTCACTCAATAAGCATCTGGAATCTCCTACCCAAGATCAACTCCCTCATGAGAAGGTATCATTGTTTTAG